The Rana temporaria chromosome 13, aRanTem1.1, whole genome shotgun sequence genome has a window encoding:
- the BMP4 gene encoding bone morphogenetic protein 4, whose amino-acid sequence MIRGNRMLMVILLCQVLLGGTSHASLIPETGKKKVAEIQGQAGGRRSAQSHELLRDFEATLLQMFGLRKRPQPSKEVVVPDYMRDLYRLQSAEEEDELQEISLEYPERPTSRANTVRSFHHEEHLESIPGTTGNPSVRFLFNLTSIPENEVISSAELRLYREQIDHGPTWEEGFHRINIFEVMKPFTGNGQMITRLLDTRLIHHNVTRWESFDVSPAIARWTQEKGINHGLAVEVVHLNQTKNFQGKHVRISRSLLPQENSDWSQVRPLLISFSHDGRGHALTRRSKRSPKPQRARKKNKNCRRHTLYVDFSDVGWNDWIVAPPGYQAFYCHGDCPFPLADHLNSTNHAIVQTLVNSVNSSIPKACCVPTELSAISMLYLDEYDKVVLKNYQEMVVEGCGCR is encoded by the exons ATGATTCGTGGTAACCGAATGCTGATGGTCATTTTATTATGCCAAGTCCTGCTAGGAGGCACTAGCCATGCCAGTCTGATTCCTGAGACCGGGAAGAAGAAAGTGGCCGAGATTCAGGGCCAAGCGGGCGGAAGGAGATCTGCCCAGAGCCATGAGCTCTTGCGGGACTTCGAGGCGACGCTGCTGCAGATGTTTGGCCTCCGCAAGCGGCCGCAGCCCAGCAAGGAGGTGGTGGTGCCCGACTACATGCGGGACTTGTACCGGCTCCAGTCAGCTGAGGAGGAAGACGAATTGCAGGAGATCAGCTTGGAATACCCCGAGAGACCCACCAGCCGTGCCAACACAGTGAGGAGCTTCCACCATGAAG AACATTTGGAGAGCATTCCAGGCACGACAGGAAACCCAAGTGTTCGTTTTCTCTTCAATCTCACCAGCATTCCAGAGAACGAGGTGATATCGTCAGCTGAGCTCAGACTGTATAGAGAACAGATAGACCACGGACCTACGTGGGAGGAGGGATTCCATAGGATAAATATATTTGAAGTCATGAAACCTTTTACGGGGAATGGACAGATGATCACTAGGCTACTGGACACCAGGCTCATCCACCACAACGTAACGCGGTGGGAAAGTTTTGACGTAAGCCCCGCCATTGCGCGATGGACCCAAGAAAAGGGCATAAACCACGGGCTTGCGGTGGAGGTGGTCCACCTCAACCAGACTAAAAATTTTCAGGGGAAGCACGTTCGGATTAGCCGTTCTTTATTACCTCAAGAGAACTCAGACTGGTCTCAAGTAAGGCCGCTTTTAATCTCCTTTAGCCACGACGGCAGGGGGCATGCACTGACCAGGAGGTCAAAACGAAGTCCCAAGCCGCAGAGAgcccgtaaaaaaaataaaaattgtcgtAGGCACACGTTGTACGTGGATTTCAGCGACGTTGGCTGGAACGATTGGATTGTGGCACCCCCTGGATATCAAGCCTTTTATTGCCATGGCGATTGCCCGTTTCCATTGGCTGACCACTTAAACTCAACCAATCATGCCATTGTACAGACTCTGGTGAACTCCGTCAACTCCAGCATCCCCAAAGCTTGCTGCGTACCGACAGAACTGAGCGCCATTTCCATGCTGTACTTGGACGAGTACGACAAAGTGGTCCTTAAAAACTATCAGGAGATGGTGGTAGAGGGTTGTGGGTGccgctaa